TAATGATGGTGTGCAAAAATGAGTCAGTGCTTAATCTGCAGTGTAGTAGTGGGTACATTAATTATAACTGTGGGTGGATTGCATGAGTGAgtaatctttaaaataaatctatagcATTAAATAAGAGATCACGGTTCGGTTGCTACACCACCATATATTTGTTGTGTAGAGAGGTTGACTTTCAAACTATATGTTCCATGTCATCTCTGTGCCATTTTACAACCTACACATTTTTAATATCCATTTTCAGTTTGTACTTCCAGCATTTGCAAATAAATCTTCAAACTCTACATTAAGCATAGTCTCTGACAAGCTAGAACAATTTGTCCAATAAAATTACTGAGTGTTTGATCTGAATACATAGAGCACTGAAGCCTGATGTTTATCTATCCTGGATCCAACTGTTAAACCACGGTTAATTAGCATCACTTTCTCGATTACAGAAAGGAGAGGAAAATGCAATGTGTTGTATAAGAACCCCAAGTCCACTGTAAGAACTGGCTTCCTGGGCACAGTGTTGTGTACCTGGCGCTTGAGCTCCACCCAGGAGTTCTTGGCCTTGGCCTCTAGCTTTCTCTTCTCGTTCTCCTTGATGCGCTGCAGGAAGCTCTCTCTGCTCTTTGAGTGCTTCACGTGCTCGATACGCACGTTAATTCTCTTGGCCAGGATCTTGCCCCTTGCagaaagaaaatatagaaaGTCAGTGAAAATGAGCTCACAGGTGAATCAGTTTGATTGAGAAGAAAGGGATAAATTCATGTCTCCTTATTGACAGTCTGGTGGAGACATGGAACAGTCTGGCCAGGGTGCATAAGGAGGATTTCTCTCCCCCACATGAATGACCACACAGGACATAAATAGGTCATTGTGGCAAAGTGAACATGGGGAAAGTGATGTAGGgacatttgtctgtctgtcattcatATATAATCCTAACCGTAATAGCTTATAAAGTGAACAGTTAACTCTAGACCAAGTGCGGTGGCTGTTGCATTGTACTTACTTGACCTGCTTGTTGACGATGATGCCTACAGCATGCTGTGTGACGTTGTAAATACGTCCGGTTTTACCGTGGTAACACTTATGAGGCATTCCTTTCTGAATGGTTCCTGTGCCCTATcaacaaacagaaacaaggACCTCAGATCAGCACTTTCCCCCCTAGTAAAAACCCTTCCTAGATTGAATTAAGGAAAAGTAAAACTAGAGACTTTTAGAATTACGTGTTAGTTCGAGGGATAACATTAGGTGAGTGGCAAACGATTTAACCAATCATTAAATTCAAGCCTATACAAAattgtaatgcattataaatCCTTTGACCGTTAAGACTATTGCTAATTAAAGTTCTTGTGAAAAACACAGAATGTGCGCAAACTTCTGGCCGACTTGTTACGCACAGCGGAAACAGATGAACATCTGCTTGATTTAAACACTGAAAagcatttttcttcttcttgctccTGCTTTCTATCTAATGCCCTCTTCAACCTCTCAATTTAATATTCATCATCATCTACACTATTCCTGACACAAGCCATTTTGTTTACCTTGATATCAACAATATCTCCCTTCTTGTAGATGCGCATGTAAGTGGACAGAGGAACTGGGCCTGGGGAGAAAAAGCCATTcgttataaacacactgaaatgCACTTGATCAGTATTTAGCAGGATGTCGATCTGATGTCACTCACCATGCTTACGGAAAGGCCTAGCAAACATGTACCTGGTCCCTCTCCTCTTGCCTCTTGTGTTAGTCATGGCGTCTGATTACTggattaaaacacacagatCATGTGTAAGAGTTAGCATTAGCTCCTATTAGCTTATTATAAAAGATTGACCACTTTTATTCAGATGTCCTTGCGTCATCAATCTAATTCCTAATGTGACTAAAGCTGTAAAAGATCAGCATTAGCATCTGACCAGAACGCTGAGATTAGACCCGATTAGATTGTGTTTAACACGTGTGTAAAAGCACCGAGTAATGGATTGGATAAGGAGCTGGAGCTCATACGGACACTTTGATATCTTTACCGCGGAGTTAAATAACGAGGAAAACTATCACCATGAAGCTTTTCATCATGACCCACATGCTCGGCCACGCGCACTCGATTCGGCACCGTTTTTACTATTTAACTCGCTTAAACGCACTCGGATTGagctttttattaaaacaagaaAAGGCAGAAAAGTGTATTGCATGTTTCCAGAGCGTTATAATTCGAAAAACGTCATCAAAACATCATTTTTAGGAACAATTGCGGCGGTACATCTTACCCCCGGTTGCTCGCAAGATGGCGGTTCGGGCGGAAAGAGAATGCTGGGGTCCTGCGACTTGGCCTTCTAAGGGGAAAAATAGGAGTCTCTAGTAATTGCCTGGATAAAATCACGTATTCTAAACCTGACGCTATGCGTTTGGATTAGAAGACCAAacgcttttatttttcttcttctccttcttctttaaCTGTTACCAGTGTCCACAGCCACGTATATGAATGTTAACAATGCTCCGTTATTAAGCGCATTTTATTTAATGGCGTATAAGTTTAAATACGTAACATGTCAAGATGGAATCcgtgctatttatttatttatttatttgtttgtttatttgatgaCGTGGACATCTAACAGCATCAGGAACGacataaaacactgtttttgtgtttaaaacgTCTCAATCATACAGGTGCTCGGACGAGGTTGATATACCGGTGGGCACTAAGACCCGGGAGCATGTTCATCATGGCGGAAGTCCAAATAACAGCCTAGTGGTTGTAGTAGTGCACCAGGGTTTGTGGATTGTAAGGCACTAACGCGTCCTACGTAGCGCCCTAGGTGTCGATGCGGACGGTTTTCAGGACGCAGCCCGCGGTTAGGCGCTGCGTTCGGTCCTGACTGGGGACTCGTTTTCGCCTCCGCGCGGTGATTGGGTGGAAGATGGCGCTGGCCGAATGGAAATCCTAATGACAGTTTCCAAATTTGCCTCTTTTTGTACCATGGTAAGCGAATTTAATGGTGATGTCGTGTTTCTAACAGCGTTTATACAACACCTCGTGCTGTCGCCTGAATGTTGTGTGTAAACTCAGGGCGCTTTAACGCTTCAGTGTCCAAGGGTTTTTTCCCTGGATGTTTCCGTAGGCCTAATAACCAGCTGTTGTAGTAATCTGAGCTACAATTCGCCTTTTATTGGTCTGTTTTGGTGAGATTTTACACGTGATGTTGTGGGTCTGTGGTTTTGTGCTACAGTTTGTAGGTTAACATGAAAAACAAGCCAGCAATGACatgtaaataacagtaaagCACAACCTGGGTTATAAACATTAAACTGTTTATGTTTGACTTGGTCACACCGATGTAGTGAGATTTCTCTCCTGAAACGTTTTATAAGTAACGACAAAAACTAATGGCGTCTCTACTGCTTGTGTTCAAACTAGTATAgagattaaatgtttttatagacGTTAAGGTCACTACTTATGTTATAAATCATTAGATTTGACGTTTGTGTTATTACTGGactcatataataataattattattatcattattatcattattatgacTATTATTGTTACCATGACGATAATAATACATATGTAATACTATAAGATGCTTGTAGAGTAGTCGACACCATCCGACGACACACTGTGGCTGTTTGGGGGGAATTGACGCCCTTATTTAAGACGTTTTCCCATAACCAAGTAAAgacaaaatagtttttttaatccatATACATAGACGCACTTTTTAAAACGTAACTAGGATcgtaaaaaaaaggtttccgTACCTATGTCAGAAAGATTCGTAAATCACATTTTCTGAACACCCCTACAGCGGAATGTACCATTTCTTTACTGTTGACACTTCCTGAAGCTCGACTCATTGACTTTAATGCACTCTGAAGAGTaaagagaaaagtgtgtgtgtgtgtgtgttagagagagagagagcgaggaaaCATGAGAATTATTTAGTTTATTCTCTTTATAACACGCACCTGAATTTGTTTTATACTGTTTACAAGAAAAAGTGATTGTGACGTCATAATCAACATTTGATTTCCACCTGCAGATTCACACAACTGTGTCTGTCTTAAGTATTTAAAGTGCTCCTGAAATTTAAACAGTGAATTTGAAGTGTTTTGTGCCTTTTCTACCCATCCCTTAGTGTAGTGGATATCAACATGATATCATAtcttgaagagaaaaaaaaaagaaattgtatatgtatttgttaTCAATAGAAAAGTAGATCGTTAAGATTTTTGTGATGACTCATGACTCATCTTGTGCTTGTCTTATGTACGTTCAAGTAAATACCCTCTAGAAGGTTTATGCCCCAACCCTGGGGATGTGTCTGGCTCTTCATGTTCTTCTGTATTATTCCACTCTTCATCCATTCCTTATGATTGGCATTGGTTCGGTAGGCAGAAGGTGGGCAGGAGATGTGTTTAACCAGCATGGCAGAGTTCACCATGCTTAAGTATAATTAAGGATTCGTCGAACAGTATGTTACTGCGCCTGGGTATACAAATAATATTTCTTTAGCTATATGCGTATCTTTTGGTGCATCAGATGCCCAATTGTGTTTAGCTAATTTAGCTCCTAAAGCTACTTTCTGTTCCAGTCCGGTTAACTTTCTGTTCAGCACGTTGTAACACTGACTTCTGGTTTAAAAACATCACCATAAAGAATCCAGTCACAGATCTCCAGCCATGTTCTAAGGGATTTCATTTAAACGCTGAAGAGGATCcatttgtttataaaatgttcCGGACCTCTAgatttctgatttcttttcAGCAGCTGATTTCCGTTCCGTTATTTGTCGATTCCGTTCTAGAGCCTGAGCGCACGATCTGACCAACATGCGAAAAACAAGAACCAGAGGTTAGGGTCAAAAAGTGCATCATCGACcaaaaaaagatgagaaagaaGAAGTGGAAAAGCTTTTAAAAGACTAGTCATCTGAAGCGGAAAGCTCTTTTCCTCCGGTTCTTTTCTCATAGAGTGCTTTCACATATACTGAAATGGTCTGAGTATTTTGATGATTCCAGGTGAAGTGTAGAGCAGCAGTGGTTCTCGTCTCCACTCTAAACGGATTGACCTGCAGTCAGAGAATCAGACTTATCCTGGGTTTTTAGgttgcagggttttttttgttttgttttgtttttgtgagtaAATACAAGCTGCTGAACTTTGCCAAAGCACAGCTGCAGAAATGCCATGCGGTGTGGAGAGTTGGACCATCACACAAACCGAGGAAATAAACCCTGACTTATAGTTTATAGATTTCTAtagaaatcatttatttagtGCTGGATTTGTTAAAAAtgagtttttgtgtgttttcagctcCATCGTTCCTCTGTGTGAAACCAAACCAAGTATCAAATGATGCTCAGATTCGGTTTcagactttcttttctttccgtCAGAGCAGCATGATTCACAAAAACCTTTCACCTGCGGCTCGTATTTTTATAACTTGGCAACATGTAAGGAATAACATGGTTATTTCTCTGCATTTTGGCTTCTCgtccacacacatttattttgcgTTTTGCACTTTCGGcgttttctctctcacacacacacacactcacactcacacacacacacacacactttctctctcacactctctcgctcgctcgctctctctctctctctctctctctctctctcgctctctctctcctttttttgaGGGACAGGGTGTGAGGATTTATTAGTAAACGATACTACACAAGAGTTCAGACTGTATCAGATGCTAAAACCACATATAAAAGCGGCTTATATCAGAATCGAAAATCCAATTTCTTTGGGctcctttttctccttttgctctttttgtcctttttgctattttactgtattgtgtATTAGCCCAGCGTTACCAGTCTGTCTATTTAAAGAACAAGTCTACTTACCTGTCACACTTATTGTCTCACCTCGCACACTCGAGTGACAGTGAGTTTGTTTACATGTAGAGAATAATCTGGTTTGGGTAATAAATTTacctgtaaacacaaacacaggcactcATTTGAAAACATAATCAGATTTGTGTTACTAACATGGCTGTGCGAAGTAAAGTTCAGGTTCCGTCCAGATTTAAATAGTCGACTAGGGTGAATAATTTATTGTCAGACTAGTGACTAAACCTTGTATTTTTCGAATGTTTATAACGTACTGATTCATGGCTCCTGAGTCGTGCCATTTTTTCCGTTACTTTTGTAAAAATGATTCTTTACTGTGAATTGAAACCTCACTAGCTTTATTTCCCCCCCCTCTCTGGTTGTCAGCACAACCTGCGAACGTGTTTGTTACTGATGAGTTTTGACAGCTTGTCAGTCTATTACGCCACTTGTCACAACACACACGACTCTAATAGCAAATATCTACTTAAAGGTTCAGATGTTTTAGGTATAGATATGTTTTCAATTTTACTGCTGGAAATTCGGTGAAATTGTcatgttgtgtatgtttatctCGCAGGGCGCCAATGCCTCCGCTTTGGAGAAAGAAATTGGCTCGGAGCAGTTCCCTGTCAATGAGCACTACTTCGGACTGGTTAACGTAAGCACACGCAAGTTTACTTCGGTCTTTTGGTCAGCGCAGCGTCCGATCGTGTGTTCAAGCCTGACTAGTGTGTGCTCTGTTTCTACTCCACAGTTCGGGAACACCTGCTACTGCAACTCTGTGCTCCAGGCTCTGTATTTCTGTCGGCCGTTTCGGGAGAAGATCCTGGCCTACAGGAGTCAGCCACGGCGCAAAGAAAACCTGCTCACCTGCCTGGCCGACCTGTTCCACAGCATCGCCAACCAGAAGAGAAAGGTGGGCGTCATCCCTCCGAAGAAATTCATCACACGGCTGCGCAAAGAGAACGGTGAGGGTAAAGAGtcggatataaaaaaaagagtcatgTAAAGATTAAAATGCTATACGggtgaaatacaaaaatgcactGCTCTAACGGCTAACGAATCGTTTTTTTGTGAATCGTTTTCGAACTCGCAATTCGTTTGAAGTTAATCCGATTCACCGCATTAACAACCGACTCTCCGGGTTCACCACAGAGCTCTTCGATAACTACATGCAGCAGGATGCACACGAGTTCCTCAACTACCTGCTGAACACTATTGCCGACCTGCTGCAGGAGGAGAAGAAGCAGGACAAACAGAACGGCAAACTGGCCAACGGGACGCTCGATTCGCAGAAGAGTAACAGCACTCCTCCATCCAACACATGGGTACACGAGATCTTCCAGGGCACACTGACCAACGAGACGCGCTGCCTCACCTGCGAGACGGTAATGCACCTGGGATTAGCAGAGAAGTGAACTGTATGAGGAGACACTCAGCGTTTAAAGCCTTAGATGtgacatcattattattatattattattataatatatgtattattatatatatttatgtgtgtgtgtgtatatgtgtacatatatatatatatatatatagtgtgtgtgtgtgtgtgtattatttaaatatatataaaatgaaaaaatgtattttttttgcagataaGCAGCAAGGATGAGGACTTCTTGGATTTGTCTGTGGACGTTGAGCAGAACACTTCGATCACACACTGCCTCAGGTCTGTGTTATTTTCGCTCAGTTTTAATGAAGGTGGACCAAAAATCAGGATATGCAATTTAAGCCTGAGGCATGTTTTAATTtccctttttgtgtgtgttttgttgtctaGGGGCTTCAGTAATACAGAGACCCTGTGTAGTGAATATAAATACTACTGTGAGGAATGTAGGAGTAAACAGGAGGCACACAAAAGGTAATGAGATCACGTCAGATTCCGTCACGCTCAGCACACGCAGTGTCTGTCGTTTGGTGTGCGAGCGTTTACAGTAAATGTGTGCCGTGTGTCATAGGATGAGGGTGAAGAAGCTGCCCATGATTTTAGCGCTGCACCTGAAGAGGTTTAAATACATGGAGCAGCTCCAGCGCTACACTAAGCTAAGCTATCGCGTGGTCTTCCCTTTGGAGCTCCGCCTCTTCAACACATCCGGAGACGCGACCAATCCCGAAAGGCTTTACGACCTTGTCGCCGTGGTGGTGCACTGTGGGAGGTTGGTTTAGCAAACTTCAGAATCAAACTGAAGGTTTTGTGACCGACGTCTACGGTCACTTTCCTTTAGCATCGTTTTGAGgaattttattacatataaaacTCACATCTCTgcataattattgttattattagttcTGATTTGATCAATGCATTTTGCTCTCCTCTTGACAGCGGGCCCAATCGTGGACACTACATCGCTATCGTCAAGAGTCACGACTTCTGGCTGCTTTTCGATGATGACATCGTAGAGGTAATTAAACGTTTACCCGAGCAGTGACTCAAGCTGTCACTGCTTTACTGCAATACAGATTTATGCTGTACACATATATAGTAAGCTACCGCTTGACTGTTGCTTTGTGACAGCATTTTGTAGGTTCCAATATTTTTGTGTTACCCTGACAGAAAATTGACGCCCAGGCGATCGAGGAGTTCTATGGACTTACCTCGGAAATCTCCAAGAACTCCGAGTCGGGCTACATCCTCTTCTACCAGTCCAGAGACTGAGAATGTTCAGCACAGTGGCCCCTCGCGGAACCCTGCGGAACGTGCCGGCCTCCGTTTTCGAGTCCTGTTCACTCCCCGAGCAGGCTGGATCAGATCGCTCTGAtacccccctcccctccctgaCCCTTGACCCCAGCATTCCCCCCCTCTTTGCTGCAGTCAGGATGTGATGCAGTTACAGCATTGTGTGTACGTGGTGAGAATGTTTAATCGCACTGGctgaaatgtattaaatgtaccCGGCTCCGTGATACTGACAGTCCTGACATGCTGCAACCTTTGTAATAAGCCTGAGTTTCTGACCAAAGGCTTGTGCATGGGAAAACAGGGGGCGTGTCCTGATCAGAGGGGAGGGGCTATAAACTGAACATACGGGGCTATTTGTGGGTTTGTGTATTTCTACCTTGTACATAGTGgtatttgtataaatattatgaaattataataatattaattactgATATAGGTGAAAAAGATCGGAACATTGAAACTATGTATAACACTATGGTGCACTTTTGATACAGTTTTGTAGGTGTTTGGCAGGTTTGTGTGAGGGTTTGCTTGAGATGGCCTGTTGTGAAataattttctgttttaaagaaaaagaaataaagtgtatAGATCGAGAAACGTAGACGAAGATAAACGTGAGCATTTTATTGGATTCCATTTAACCCGGTGAAATcagttttaatgaaaaatgtcaCATTCACACTATTAATAAAAACGCTGGTTGTCTGATGTGCGCTTCTTTGGTTTTGCACTGAAGCTACCGTGTTGTTGTTGCTAATCAGAATGACACAAAGAAGCCATCACAAATTTGCTAAACATCTgtgaatacaaacaaaacatcactgtgGCTGGGACGTCGTAATGGATCGGCcgtcttgtttttttattttttagtgaaGTTTGCTGTCACTCCTCCTCCCAAAATTACTCCAGGAAGCTGGAagttatgaataataataataaaaataatattttacaagATCTTTGAACTTGTAGAAATATCTATAGGAAAAATTTAAGGTATCTTGCTCGAGTGCAAAACATTTGTAAACTCTACACCAAAGACAAATTAAAGAAGACATTACTGTGGTTCATGGATGTTCTTTCATTGTcacttaacaaataaaataaaatcagtatcTTCCTTTCTGAATGTGTAAATGGCTCTAGATTGCTTTGGaaacttatttttattgtttgttgttcAGCTTTGTGgatttcttcatcatcttctttttttttaataaataggtgAAACCCTGTTCTgcttttaatacaaataaaagacGGGACAAACTGTCAATTCGTTTGTATCTTGTCCTCTGGGAGCTCCAGTGCAAAACTAAAGAACTTCGGACACCAAACATGTCAAGGCtgatttactgcatttggaatAAACATGTTTGAAAATCTGCACATTTTTTCACTGAGCCATCATTTCTGGGTGTTGCTGCTAATCTGAGCTGGATCGCTGCCTGGTTTTAAATCAAATGTAATTTCCTCCTCGCTAGCTACCTGCGTCAGCGGATCCATCAGGagctttgttgtgtgtgtgtgtgtgtgtgtgtgtgtgtgtgtgtgtgtgtgtgtgtgtgtgtgtgtgtgtgtgtgtgtgtgtgtgtgtttgtgtttgaacgACACCTTGGCTTGCCGTGTGATGACTCATCCATTCTCGACAGAAGTCTCACAGCGATCACTTAAAGCCTGGAATGGCTCGAGTGCTCGTTAGATGCTCGATCAATTTGCCTTCAGTGAGTTCAGAGGAATGTAGAGCATTATGATGCTGAATAAGGTCAGATGTGATTTGTAAAGACGTGCAAACGATACTCGTGCAACCTCGGACTGGGATTAATCTATTTGCAGTGTGTTGGGGTCAGAAGTCAGTTATACTACAAGCTAAGCTCCTGCATCACCCCATCATGGAAGAAAAAGTAAGCATTATTGGAAAGATCTCTTCTGCTTATTTGCAATGCGTCTATGGGGCATCCAAAAGTTAGATTTGGACAGATTTGGTCTATAATCCCAGAGATTTTCCAACAGAAATTGATTTACCTCACATTCATATGTAACACTAATCCCGTCTGAGTGGATTTAATCAAGTGCTAAAAGgacttctattttatttatgaagatATGTGACAACTGACCCCACTATATTCATGACCCACGACCTCGTAACCGGTTGGTGCTTTCAGGGAGTAAACAGGCAGAAAGGTGAAGATCTGCAGGGCTTTTAGGGGTTACAGAGGATCGAGACAAAGCAGGAGAAACTACAGGACAATTGGAGGGGAGATTGGATGACACAGATCAGCGTGCTGTTTATAGCACGTTCTCAGAATAGGCAGTCACAGGGGAGCAACGGAGTGAGCGACTTTTAAAGAAAAGGCGATCTGATTCAAcacttcagcaaaaaaaaaaaaacacccactcACAACCGACACCAGGAAAACTAGCTGCTGTTGTTGAGCCAGAAAATAATGATTACAAAAAAATGGAGGATGATAATAgtcattttgtgatttttactACAAACACTATTGTTAAATCAATATAAAAcctccaagaaaaaaaaatatgtgaattaaattaaacatgtGAATCCATTTAACAGTCCATTTTCTCCATCATGTGCAAATCAGGTGCAATAAAGTAAAGCAAGAAATTAAGCAATCGTGCTCACGGCTCATTAAATGTCTGTAGGGACATTAAGTTTGGAAAGAATTAGCAGAAATCCTATTTGTCTCTGCTTTACTAATCTACCAGCGGAGCTAGTAAGAAGCCtagtgtgtaaaatatgaatCAAAATTAAACAAAGTAAAGTCTCATAAAGGCGTCTGGTATAGGTAGACGTTATGGTTACCTCCATTAATTGTCAAGAAAAAAGCAAAGGCTTCAAAACACAAGCTACAACATTAGCAAACAAGACAAAGCTAAAACCAGCTATAGATGAAGCACACATTGTCCACCAAAAGTGGTCCATCCACATTGTCCATCCATCTTAACTTATATCACTTGAAGTAAAAGTTCTTCGTGAACATGAACATGGGATGAAAGAAATGTTTCATGAAGCATAAGGATGTGTCTTGGAGATCCTAATATCCAGAGTCTAACTTTCTGTGtgaggatgaatgaatgaatgaatgcttgcGTACTTAATGCTTAAttcgggttgccagattggacaAAACGTTACATACCTATATGCTGTATATGTAAATgatatagtatatacagtatagtatagtatcaaTATATCAATTGATTTAAATCTCATTACAGACATTTAACTGGTAACAGAGAATTCAGTTTGGTAACCACTTGGCCGCTTTGGACAAGATTGGACCTCGGATGAAAGCATAGTGTGGGTAAcgcagtattgtgtgtgtgtgtgtgtgtgtgtgtgtgtgtgtgtgtgtgtgtgtgtgtgtgtgtgtgtgtgtggaggtaggAGGGCGGTGGAGGAGAGATCCGGTTTCTCTCGCGCTCGTGCACGAAGGTCGCTCTGCGAAGATGCTCCTGCAGCCGATGGCGCTTGCGCCTGCGGCCCGGTGATAAACGtgcgcttttttttttgcggCACCGAGCGACGCCGCTGACGGGAGATGGACACGAACGTGCAACAAGGTCGCTTACGCGTCTGAATCGCGCGTCTCGACCTCCAAGATTTCAAGGTAGGACTTAATTATAGGAGGATCATaaaaggatgtttttttttgttgttgttttttttaaatctcaggtatttttaatattctgtatGCACGCATGGTTGGATGTACGGATGGATACATGAGCTATAGGATGCAAACAGCAAAGCAGCATCCTACTGCATGCACTACTATTATTAACAGACCAGGAATAATGTCTGCACATCACGGTTATCCGTCTTCACATTAAAATGGTTTATTCTGCACTGTTGTGCTTTAAGAGTTTCATATAAAATCTCATTGATACTAgctgagagaaaagcagtgcCATCTTTAGTGAATCCAACACGCATTTTTAACAGCTTCCCCCATCAGCATCATTACTTCTCCATCTCTGTATAACAGGAGAATACACCTCTATTAATAAAATCTACATCAAATAGGCCCTGATATTCTAAAGGAAATGGaggtatttcattcattcacctcCTGAAGATAGGACATTGTTTCATCTGAAGTCAAGATGGATAGATGGGATGTGCATTTGATTTGCCacaatttctatttaaatatgggaagtgttttatttttattttttaatatttcttaaaaatacCAATTTGTATTAAAGCATCCCATGATATAAGAAGGTCTTCTGAATATATatagcatttctttttttttttttatctatagtGAAGCTCAGactcaaaaatattcatatacacCACAGTGAAGTAGATAAGAAAGCTTATCATAATGTAGTAATATcattaatgtgtaaaaatgCACTGCAGTTATTGTAAACGATATATCTGAGATGTTCGTTACATCAAAACGGAATGGTTTCTTACACAATGTTCACAGTTTCTAAGTATTTTAAGAACCTCTCTGTCATCATATCTAGTTCCTGCCATAATCAAGACAACGATACAGgttactatataatataatgcaaaTTAAGCATAACAATGGTCATGGTTTCACTTGTTCTACGACCCTCATAAGTCATTTCAATCAGAACCGTGACCCAGTTAACCCATTGCATCAGTTAACATATCACAATACAACAATATCATATCATAATAAATCAACAGCT
This genomic stretch from Tachysurus fulvidraco isolate hzauxx_2018 chromosome 25, HZAU_PFXX_2.0, whole genome shotgun sequence harbors:
- the rpl21 gene encoding 60S ribosomal protein L21 — protein: MTNTRGKRRGTRYMFARPFRKHGPVPLSTYMRIYKKGDIVDIKGTGTIQKGMPHKCYHGKTGRIYNVTQHAVGIIVNKQVKGKILAKRINVRIEHVKHSKSRESFLQRIKENEKRKLEAKAKNSWVELKRQPAAPRSAHFVSTKNNKPQLLEPIPYEFMA
- the usp12a gene encoding ubiquitin carboxyl-terminal hydrolase 12A; translated protein: MEILMTVSKFASFCTMGANASALEKEIGSEQFPVNEHYFGLVNFGNTCYCNSVLQALYFCRPFREKILAYRSQPRRKENLLTCLADLFHSIANQKRKVGVIPPKKFITRLRKENELFDNYMQQDAHEFLNYLLNTIADLLQEEKKQDKQNGKLANGTLDSQKSNSTPPSNTWVHEIFQGTLTNETRCLTCETISSKDEDFLDLSVDVEQNTSITHCLRGFSNTETLCSEYKYYCEECRSKQEAHKRMRVKKLPMILALHLKRFKYMEQLQRYTKLSYRVVFPLELRLFNTSGDATNPERLYDLVAVVVHCGSGPNRGHYIAIVKSHDFWLLFDDDIVEKIDAQAIEEFYGLTSEISKNSESGYILFYQSRD